A single region of the Bacillus cereus genome encodes:
- the lysS gene encoding lysine--tRNA ligase: MDNMNHEELNDQLLVRREKLHNLREQGIDPFGKRFERTNSTTDLVSLYGEFSKEELEEKEITVSIAGRIMTKRGKGKAGFAHIQDLHGQVQIYVRKDTVGDEEYELFTTADLGDLVGIEGKVFKTNVGELSVKATGFTLLTKSLRPLPDKYHGLKDVEQRYRQRYLDLITSMESRETFVTRSKIIREMRRYLDDNGYLEVETPMMHAIAGGASARPFTTHHNALDMELYMRIAIELHLKRLIVGGLEKVYEIGRVFRNEGVSTRHNPEFTMIELYEAYADYNDIMKLTENMVAHIAKKVLGTTTIQYGDYEINLEPEWTRLHMVDAIKQHSGADFWNPMSVEEARELAKEHNVEIKDTMEVGHIINEFFEQKVEDKLIQPTFIYGHPVEISPLAKKNDEDPRFTDRFELFIVAREHANAFTELNDPIDQKERFEAQLKEREQGNDEAHMMDDDYIEALEYGMPPTGGLGIGIDRLVMLLTNAPSIRDVLLFPAMRHKQD, from the coding sequence ATGGATAACATGAACCACGAAGAATTAAACGACCAATTGCTTGTTCGTCGTGAAAAGCTACATAATTTACGTGAGCAAGGAATCGATCCGTTCGGTAAACGATTTGAACGCACAAATTCAACAACTGACTTAGTAAGTCTATATGGAGAATTCTCTAAAGAAGAATTAGAAGAGAAAGAAATCACTGTTTCTATCGCTGGTCGTATTATGACAAAACGCGGTAAAGGAAAAGCGGGATTTGCGCATATTCAAGATTTACACGGGCAAGTTCAAATTTATGTTCGTAAAGATACTGTTGGAGATGAAGAGTACGAGTTATTTACGACAGCAGATTTAGGTGACTTAGTAGGTATTGAAGGTAAAGTGTTCAAAACAAACGTTGGAGAACTTTCAGTAAAAGCAACAGGATTTACACTTTTAACGAAATCTCTTCGTCCATTACCGGATAAATACCATGGATTAAAAGATGTTGAACAACGCTATCGTCAACGTTACTTGGACTTAATTACAAGTATGGAAAGCCGTGAAACGTTCGTTACCCGTAGTAAAATCATTCGTGAAATGAGAAGGTATTTAGATGACAACGGTTATCTTGAAGTAGAAACGCCTATGATGCACGCGATTGCAGGTGGAGCGTCTGCTCGTCCTTTCACTACACATCATAATGCGTTAGATATGGAATTATATATGCGTATCGCAATTGAACTTCATTTAAAACGTCTTATTGTGGGCGGGTTAGAAAAGGTTTATGAGATCGGCCGTGTATTCCGTAATGAGGGTGTATCAACTCGTCATAACCCTGAGTTTACGATGATTGAATTATATGAAGCGTACGCTGATTATAATGATATTATGAAACTAACAGAAAATATGGTTGCTCATATCGCGAAAAAAGTATTGGGTACAACAACAATCCAATATGGTGATTATGAAATTAATCTAGAGCCAGAATGGACACGTCTTCATATGGTAGATGCAATTAAGCAACACTCTGGAGCAGATTTCTGGAATCCAATGAGTGTAGAAGAAGCGCGTGAACTTGCAAAAGAACATAATGTAGAAATTAAAGATACAATGGAAGTTGGTCATATTATTAATGAGTTCTTCGAACAAAAAGTAGAAGATAAATTAATCCAACCAACATTTATTTACGGTCATCCGGTAGAAATTTCGCCACTTGCGAAAAAGAATGACGAAGATCCACGATTCACAGATCGTTTCGAGTTATTTATCGTTGCACGTGAACATGCAAATGCATTCACTGAGTTAAATGATCCAATCGATCAAAAAGAACGTTTTGAAGCTCAATTAAAAGAGCGCGAGCAAGGTAATGACGAAGCTCACATGATGGATGATGATTATATCGAAGCTCTTGAGTACGGCATGCCTCCTACGGGCGGATTAGGAATCGGTATTGATCGTTTAGTTATGTTATTAACAAATGCACCATCTATTCGCGATGTACTATTATTCCCTGCTATGCGTCATAAACAAGACTAA